GgaatacacaaaacatatgggATTGCGGAATAAACTTAATCGTCCTCGTCGGGACGCTACGAAGTGAGATCGTTTCGTCGACCCTCCGGATCGACGCGCAggctaaataaaaattaatgaatctCGTTGACTAGAATCGCGAGGAACACTGTCGTTGTCGAAAAGCAAATGAAAAACTCGCCAAATTACCTTCGAACATTGCTGCTGAGCTACATTATTATTGGTCTTCTACGATCGTCTCTCCAATCGCTTTCGCATTCGAATAAAACATTCTCTTACAAAGTAGATAACGATAAAttgccgattttttttacaggcgGTAGCCTTGACAGGCGAGAGTTACGCGCGGGGTCTCCCTGACCCGGACACCCTGGACCGGGGGTAAAGGCTTAATTTTAAGTCGATCGAAGCTTTAGATTTTGGATGATTTCTCGTTGCACTCCGTTTTAACGGCCCCGGAATTCCTCTCTTTCGAAATACTCGCCGAACGCTATTTTTGACGTCTCATGTTTATATTGCGTTTAATCAGAAAATATTGATTCTTCCAACAAGTGGCACGAACTCGATGAACTCGGGACACGAAATCGAGTTGAGGGGATCGAGTTTTTGGAACCTGGGTAAACATGCTTTTGGATTTTTCGACTTTGGTAACGAAGGTCGTCGCACCGACTCGCGGCCCGAAATCGCCTCGAGCAAAAGCGTCGATTCACGGTTCCGGAATTTTCACTCGAACACCAAAATGCGACACTCGATCCGGCGATCTCGGATCGAGATCGtggcgtggaaaaaaaatatcgaaaaacattgaattcaCACCGGAAGAAATTCGTCGACGTTTTCGTCGTGGAATCCCGAGCCGTTGGATTATTCCCAGACGAAGAAAATTCGCGGTCTGATTGAAATCAGAGTTCAAGATCGAAAGAGTCAGAGACGAAGGACTCGCGCGATCGGTTCTCGAGATAATCACTGGAGGCACTGGTACATGTTGTTGTGATGTCCGAGAAGATGAGCCGGAGATGCGATCGGATGCTGGGACAAGGGATgctgatgatggtgatgattGTGGTGGTGGTTCGCGTACATTCTTTGGTCGTAGCAGCTGATGGGGGAGGGAGTTTGATATTGTTGATGAATGGGTGGGCTGACGCTCTGGTCGCTGTAGCAATCGTACTCTTGCCATTCGGGCATGAATCGTTCCTGAGGATAAGGAAACGCGGAGTGAGCAGGCCCGAGTCTCTTTTGAGCTGCGACCGCGCAGCTTCCGGTCGACGACGTTATCATGTTTCCACTGTCGCTTATGCTGACGGTTACGTTACCAACGTTCACCGTTATTTCGCCACTTTCCTTGTTCCCAAGGGTTTGTGAAAGGGCCCAAATGTAGTTGTGGGCGAAACGGAGAGTCTCGATTTTCGTGAGTTTCGTGTCCTCCGGAAAGGTCGGCAGGGCCATCCGCAGCCGCTCGAGGGCGTCGTTCAGCGTGTGCATTCTGTGACGCTCACGATCGTTCGCTTTTATTCGTCgattcctttttattttcagtacCTGAAacgcgatgttttttttttttttttatttcgtcacgTTACACAAAAGACTGAGGAAATCGACGCCCCGATCGCTCGGGCTTTCAACCTTTTTTTACTACAACCAACAAATTCTCACCTGCGTCGGACTCTTGCATCGCGTGCtcctcgattttttacgcTTCTCTTCCTTCCCAACGGCGAAGAGCGTGTCCCCGCTCAAATCGTGCTTCGGCGACTCGAAACTCACGTCGAATCCCGAGTCCGACGAACTTGAGAGCTCGTCGAAACCGCCCTCGCTGCAGAACGAATACTCCGAGGACATTTCCGATTTCATCAGTGCCAAATTCCCTGCTGGAAACGAtctgaagaaagagaaaacggTTTGCTTCGTGCTGCTTCAAAACCACTCGAGTTAATCGACCTTCCGCAGACTTTGATAGCCAACGTTAAACCGGAATACAATAAATTCTCGACTCCGGTTCACGACCGACCGGAAACTCACCTCTTTCGAATTTACACGAAAATAAAATCCAACTAATGCACACAAAATTCAATCGCTTCGAAACGCTTCTCGCCACTCCACTGACTTTTCAATCcgaaatacaaattttctacCAACTTTCTCCTTCCATTTTGGACTTgtgaattttcttattttttcgaatcgatcCCTCAAAATTCTACCGTTCAATTCGGGGTACGATTTCGTACTGTGCATACGAGAAGGGGCTCCCTGGGCATATATACCATCCTCGGGGTATTTTTCGAACCACCTCCTCCCCACTCCTCTCGCGTTTTTACACATATGACGAGTACTTGTGCACCAGACGGGGCACCCTCCAGAACTCACCCCGCAATCGGCAGCGTGCCGAGGGGTACGCGGAGGCCCCGCCTCCTACTATttgatttctctctcttttggcctctctttctctggccCTTCCCGGCTCCCTTTGCAGTCCGAAAGCACGTTGCCCTTCTGGAGGATCAACGACGACGCGTGCCGCCCGAGAGAATCTACTTTTGATGCCTCGTTTTCGGATTAGAGGTTTCTGGCACCATTGCACACGTTTCCGCGCAACGAGCGCGCCAATGTTTACGGAAATATTCCGCTCTCCGGATCCCGCAAATTGTAtcggaattttttcttcgcaatgagaaaagaaaatttttatcgaacacGATTCGTCCATCCGACAAAATATCTCTgtcatttttatcgtcaaaTCAACGAATCGTGGCAACTTTGAGAGTAAAAGAACGCTCGATTAAACGAAAC
The window above is part of the Venturia canescens isolate UGA chromosome 5, ASM1945775v1, whole genome shotgun sequence genome. Proteins encoded here:
- the tap gene encoding basic helix-loop-helix neural transcription factor TAP; translated protein: MKSEMSSEYSFCSEGGFDELSSSSDSGFDVSFESPKHDLSGDTLFAVGKEEKRKKSRSTRCKSPTQVLKIKRNRRIKANDRERHRMHTLNDALERLRMALPTFPEDTKLTKIETLRFAHNYIWALSQTLGNKESGEITVNVGNVTVSISDSGNMITSSTGSCAVAAQKRLGPAHSAFPYPQERFMPEWQEYDCYSDQSVSPPIHQQYQTPSPISCYDQRMYANHHHNHHHHQHPLSQHPIASPAHLLGHHNNMYQCLQ